The Prunus persica cultivar Lovell chromosome G7, Prunus_persica_NCBIv2, whole genome shotgun sequence genome has a segment encoding these proteins:
- the LOC18770179 gene encoding zinc finger BED domain-containing protein RICESLEEPER 2, giving the protein MAKFNLVGKSPMVSLMLLFGVQTATLTTTGAQIGVCYGTHGNNLPPPQEVVAHTQDYTKFRLGFFILRSFLSFPFSFILTQPAASQPPATDSKPLSQPARHSHTPLCRRSSLSLSVVALQARFRSSKGGAGVLERPKFDQSQFDPATQLEQGGDIGRLKDKRGIGSRDSYRVLMVDDVRHTEKLEIMNELNPFGEVHGPTNSEVGSSSASVSTSASASASISTPLPNLPIPQTPTQNTPHAQTQLQPSGLPPLPHSGPRREKSEVWDHFERYEEVVESVKEDGSKYATTKKRARCKYCTMSYAADSTRNGTSNLRKHIENLCKKYPGRVPKDKRQSSCLLTKTMGTLVRRFMAMYDAMKQKLKEELAPHRVCLTTDTWTSVQNINYMVITAHFIDGDWNLHKRILNFCVISNHKGNSIGKLLESCLLDWDMKKILTITADNASSNTKAIDYLKSKMGHWGNGSLLLEGKYMHIRCCAHIVNLIVRDGLKKLEKSILCIRNAVKYVRSSPKRLEDFKSCVKKEQIECKGLVVLDVPTRWNSTYMMLEASLKFEKAFWRMGEDDEGPYISWFGEDEPDVEDGVVMSHYPRKREGPPTNEDWNNARTFVNFLKVFYDATLKMSVTLHPASHTTFHDLIAMEEEIEDLLMEEEEILSETQTSKVLKDMALNMKMKFKKYWGDLDKLNQMLMVALVLDPRYKLGNLEFILKSRFENPEDAVKKKNEIKEILKKLYEEYAMPPPPPPPSTQSSSYSSDTTTMNTSSSLNRGGKKRRQMTENWRKETQANDVVVLEHEIDRYITDPIEDVVDEFDVLKWWKLNGVKYPGLALIAKDVLAIPVSTVASESCFSTGGRVINSFRASLTPKIVEALICSQNWLRSDDISSLQYEPTIQEMEFYESIELDIMSSSTPSTIAPTTFQC; this is encoded by the exons ATGGCTAAGTTCAACCTAGTTGGCAAAAGTCCTATGGTTTCCTTAATGCTGCTTTTTGGTGTGCAAACTGCTACCCTTACCACAACTG GTGCCCAGATTGGTGTTTGTTATGGAACACATGGAAACAACTTACCGCCCCCACAAGAAGTT GTAGCGCACACACAGGATTACACCAAATTCAGATTGGGTTTTTTCATTCTTCGTTCTTTCCTCTCCTTCCCATTTAGTTTCATACTCACTCAGCCAGCCGCCAGCCAGCCACCAGCCACCGATTccaaacctctctctcaaccAGCACGTCACAGTCACACCCCTCTCTGCCGCCGCTCTTCTCTTAGCCTCTCAGTCGTTGCATTGCAG GCCAGGTTTAGGTCTTCCAAGGGTGGTGCTGGGGTCTTGGAGCGCCCAAAGTTTGACCAATCCCAATTTGACCCTGCTACCCAGCTTGAACAAG GAGGAGATATTGGACGACTCAAGGACAAGAGAGGTATTGGGAGTAGGGATAGTTACAGAGTTTTGATGGTTGATGATGTTCGCCACACTGAGAAATTAG AAATCATGAATGAGTTGAACCCATTTGGAGAGGTGCATGGCCCTACTAATAGTGAAGTTGGTTCGTCATCCGCATCCGTATCCACATCCGCATCCGCATCCGCATCTATATCAACACCTTTACCCAATTTACCCATCCCTCAAACACCAACTCAAAATACACCTCATGCCCAAACACAACTTCAACCTAGTGGTCTTCCACCATTACCTCATTCCGGcccaagaagagaaaaatcgGAAGTATGGGATCACTTTGAGAGATATGAAGAAGTGGTTGAGAGTGTGAAGGAGGATGGGAGCAAATATGCAACCACTAAGAAGAGAGCTAGGTGCAAGTATTGCACTATGAGTTATGCAGCAGACTCTACTAGAAATGGGACCTCAAATTTGAGGAAACATATTGAAAACCTATGTAAGAAATATCCGGGGAGGGTTCCTAAAGATAAACGGCAAAGCTCTTGTCTTTTGACCAAGACCATGGG GACACTTGTGAGGCGTTTCATGGCAATGTATGATGccatgaaacaaaaattgaaagaagaatTAGCACCACATAGAGTATGCCTCACAACGGACACTTGGACAAGTGTTCAAAACATCAATTACATGGTCATCACGGCACACTTCATAGATGGTGATTGGAACTTGCACAAAAGAATCTTGAACTTTTGTGTCATTTCCAATCACAAGGGGAACTCAATTGGTAAACTCCTTGAGTCATGTTTGCTTGATTGGGATATGAAGAAGATATTAACCATCACGGCCGATAATGCTTCTTCAAACACAAAGGCTATAGATTATTTGAAGTCGAAAATGGGCCATTGGGGAAACGGTAGTCTTCTACTAGAGGGAAAGTATATGCACATTAGGTGTTGTGCTCATATTGTGAATTTAATAGTTCGTGATGGGTTGAAGAAGTTGGAAAAAAGCATATTGTGTATAAGAAATGCGGTGAAGTATGTAAGATCTTCTCCCAAAAGGTTAGAAGACTTTAAGAGTTGCGTTAAGAAAGAGCAAATTGAATGCAAAGGGCTTGTGGTGTTGGATGTGCCAACAAGGTGGAATTCCACATATATGATGTTGGAAGCCTCCTTAAAGTTTGAAAAGGCCTTTTGGAGAATgggagaagatgatgaaggtCCATATATTTCTTGGTTTGGTGAAGATGAACCGGATGTCGAAGATGGGGTGGTTATGTCTCATTACCCTAGAAAGAGGGAAGGGCCACCAACTAATGAGGATTGGAACAATGCTCGTAcctttgtgaattttttaaaggTATTTTATGATGCTACATTGAAGATGAGTGTCACTTTGCATCCCGCTTCCCACACCACATTTCATGACTTGATTgcaatggaagaagaaattgaggaTTTGTTGATGGAAGAGGAGGAAATATTAAGTGAAACCCAAACCTCCAAGGTTTTGAAGGACATGGCACTTAACATGAAGATGAAGTTTAAAAAGTATTGGGGTGACCTTGATAAATTGAACCAAATGTTGATGGTTGCTCTTGTTCTTGACCCTCGATACAAATTGGGGAACTTGGAGTTTATCTTGAAAAGTCGGTTTGAGAATCCGGAAGATGCGgttaagaagaagaatgagatCAAAGAGATTTTAAAGAAGCTTTATGAAGAGTACGCcatgccaccaccaccaccaccaccatctaCTCAAAGTAGTAGTTATTCTAGTGATACTACTACAATGAATACAAGTAGTAGCCTAAACCGAGGGGGAAAGAAACGAAGGCAAATGACTGAAAATTGGAGAAAAGAGACTCAAGCAAATGATGTTGTGGTATTGGAGCATGAGATTGATAGGTACATCACCGACCCTATTGAAGATGTGGttgatgaatttgatgttttgaAGTGGTGGAAATTGAATGGGGTTAAGTATCCGGGGTTGGCACTTATTGCAAAGGATGTGCTTGCCATCCCGGTATCAACGGTGGCTTCGGAATCATGCTTTAGCACGGGTGGTCGGGTAATTAATTCATTTCGTGCTTCTTTGACTCCTAAGATTGTGGAGGCCTTAATTTGCTCTCAAAATTGGTTAAGGTCGGATGACATATCCTCTTTACAATATGAGCCAACAATTCAAGAGATGGAGTTCTATGAATCGATTGAATTAG aTATTATGAGTTCATCCACACCTAGCACCATAGCTCCAACTACTTTTCAATGTTAG